The Carassius gibelio isolate Cgi1373 ecotype wild population from Czech Republic chromosome B18, carGib1.2-hapl.c, whole genome shotgun sequence sequence AGTATGTGCATACCACTAAGCTTCAGGGAAGTGAGCGCTGTATTCATGTAAATACGCGGGGAGCCAAAGCCAGCCCAAACGGCAAGACTTTGAACTGGTATGCAACACCCTCAAATGCAAAATGGAGGAAGCGTCTGTGAtgtggggctatctggatgtgtaCGCATCTTTCAGATCCACTGCAATGAAGTAATCGTTGGGCTGAATGTGCGCGAGGATCTGCTTCACAGTTAAAATCTTGAACGTGCTTTTCGCAAGCGCTTTGATCAATAATCTCAGGTCTAAGATGGGGTGCATACCTCCGTCCTTTTTCGGAACAAGAAAATAACGGCTGTAGGACCTGGAAATTCTCCACTATCTCTACTGCTTGTTTGGCGAGGAGAGAGGAGATTTCTGCCAGTAGCAGCGGGGCGCTCTGTTCTGAGACCTCTGTCATAATCACACCGCCGAAGCGGGGTGGTCTGCGAGTGAACTGGATAGATTTATATAATTCAACACATGCAGCTAGTGCATAAGGGATTTTGCAAAgcataaatataaaaccaaaCATTTTACGTACTGCAGACACAAACCAGCTGACAATGAACAATCTGAGAACATtgcactatttatatatatatatatatatatatatatatatatgcttggcAAAATCCCTTATGCACTAGCTGCATGTGTTGAATCATAGAAATCTATTATTACGAACTTGCTTCATGGAGAATGAAAACAgccttaaactaaactaaaacacacatatacagtacatagatACACATCACTTTAATGATACTACTCAAAATTGCCaccaattttgtttttatttagcaaaaatgaataaacaaacaaataaacgtAAATAGTTCAGCTGTGTAAGAAGATTTATTAATCAAAAACCCCCCTTtcatgtaaagcgctttgagaaCCCCGAAGAgcgctatataaattaaataattataaaacatgcAGTCAAACAGAACAAAGAGAGAATGTCGTGTTTTTAAGCAGAAGGAAGCATTTGTTAAATCCGAGCATTTATTTGCATGAACTTGGCATCCCACTAAAGCAACTATCTCACAATATTAACCGCAATAAATCTGGAACCACTAAAAATGACTCTAAAGATATCTAAAGGAAAAGCAACAGGGTTTCACTTCAGTAACCGAGAAGCTGAATCAAAGATAAACCATTGATGGcagattgagtttttttttacttacttcgGGTGAGGGTAAATATGCAAATGATGACGGAGAGCGCGCGCGTCATGGTCCAGTGTGTATTTCGCTGCTCTTCAGTGCCATTCCGCCTCATACAGAAGCGCAGAACTTCACAAGAGCGAAcagcactgatgatgatgatactgctgaggatgaggaggaggatgatagAGCCCACAGCAGCAGCGGAACATACAGGGCTCGCTTCTGttccaccaacacacacacacacacacacacacacacacacactccgcgCCTCCCTGCCTCTCACAGCTCACCAGGGGCTAGTTGTTAAAATTTTAAGGTTGAGTTTGAAAGTTTTTGTGGAGTCACGGTCTTGGGAACAAAAGACAAAATTATGTTTTAGCGTTATTGATCAGTGTGTGGAAAATGTTTATTGAACATGTGACATTTTGTGCAAAACAAGCCCCAGTTGCAGCCTCTTGTAGGCTAAAATCATGAATTGTACATTTGACCcacacacttttaaaataaaagtactcAAACATTTTAGTGGCAAAGCAACTTGTAATAAGTGGCATGAATCATATGGTTggcaaaaatacaaatttaacttttaatatttgtaGATACAATTGTATAGAAGAAAACATGTCCAGAATGCAAATCATAATGCCTAAAGTAGTTTATTAATGTATAAATGTGTGGGGGCATCTGCATGGtgtaataattcatatttagaattttaCAAATAGACCAGAAAGAAGATGAATACTTTTATCAATCTGTCATTTATACATTATACCTCTTCACATGAGCCAACTGGTCTTGGTCATTCACAGGGTCAGAGTTTAGGCCAAAACATTCTTAAGGTCTGCTCTGTGTTTGTGGAGCAGAGAGATTTACACCGCAGATGGCCAGTCATCCAATCTCTCCCATGCTGATTTATTTCTCAGACGCTCTGCTGAATCAATGGGGCATGCTGAGTTAGACAGGAACAGGTCGATAAAagttcaattaaaatatattgcacacacaAATACTGGAGTAAAATGATAAATTCTAGTTTTTACTGATACTtcacattattaaattaattatcatCAACACTTTGCTCACCTCATCtgctatttattacattttttatctgATCTAGCAATGTATTTTGTGATTTCTATTTCTGGAAACATGCAATGCTGTGAATTCAATCAGCAGACGACTGACCAATAGTAATGCCACAGATTAAACCTGACCTTCATTGCCTGTTGAACctgtttgtttacaaaaaaaagtattttgaaaataagaaaaattgacagaaaaacatacaaataaacaaagtACTGCACAGTTTGTTCACATTTTTCTCAGTGCTTTAAGTGACCCAagagaggtgccggtactctattatagcctttTTTATATAAACGGGGAggggtgtgtggggggggggtggtcttgggtgacgggatggggggcttatgatattagacttcgtagcctataataaaagataatgactttcaaaccttaactaaacacatttttattcaaagatcaaccatctgtcattactctttagtctgccacaagaaacagcagcattaaaatcatgaactcaaatgtcattgtaaaaaacaaaaaaaaaacaatgactgttgtaacagtgtgtaaatcagacctttctgtaacgctaacgttaataagcttaaacgaaaataatgaaataattgtgtagcggagtattttttgtacacagtgccacgaactgtcaatcactcctgtgcgcgtgcatcactgtcctcctcgcagctgcagcaacttgcgctctcttcatcaagctttaaaacaaaaaggggacaaaaagatcatattgtctttgtgcataggctatagattagggacgactcaacctccgcagacagtttttaatgtttatcagacaataaatactcaagattttgctttagtataattttcgggacaattagggccagattcgggagtcgggacaacagtttagatttcgggactgtcccgaatttttcgggacgtctggtcaccctatctgaaagagctgcattacttcattagtttgagtctgacctgcagtgataggATTCTAACTTGCtgaggtgtcagtcagcgaatcatctTCTTATGATCTTGTTCTTTCggtattcagagtctgaagccaagagAACATATTAAGTGctgttaactgtatttgattaTTAACAGTACCGAGTGTATACTCATATAGactttcacacaccttctccggccacgttgagttgttgacactaacagtgggaaaagcgacacatgtgctattcacttgtataacttaagggtgaatgggtaatgtagttactgctctcagtgggatgaattaggaagcttgcattgtgaagggcgctctgaaaatcggcagtgcaggtaaaagattaaaatctctattaaaacaaatgtccaaatgagcgtaccggtacgctaaaagcacgttctgggcgcacggagaggtggcggtacgctcaagagctatatttggaagtggcggtactgagtaccggtgcgtaccggcccacttaaagcactgattttTCTGAATAAATGGTTAGAAATTAAAgtctttaaaaacaaatcaatttcTCAGTGTTGATTTGGGGAAAGGacaaggggaagttgtggcctaatggttagagagtctgactccCAATCGTatggttgtgagttcgagtctcgggacggcaggaattgtaggtggggggagtgcatgtacagttctctctccaccttcaataccaggTGCCCTTAggtgacttaggtgcccttgagcaaggcattgaacccgcaactgctccccgggcgccgcagcataaatgactgcccactgctccgggtgtgtgctcacagtgtgtgtgtgtgggttcactgctctgtgtgtgtgtgcactttgaatggttTAAACGCAGAgcaagaattctgagtatgggtcaccatacttggctgaatttcacgCCACTTTCACTTAATagttctctgtaaaaaaaaaaaatatatatatatatatatatatataaaatatttgacaaATCTTTAGTCCCAGTGCTTCTCACTATGACAACGTGGTGGGACTTAAAGAGCATGGTTATGGATTGATGCCCCAGGATGAAGAAATGCTTGTGAGTTATCTCTTGGCGGTTCCTCATCATCCCTCATGGCCCCAGTGTTACCCACCAAGCTGCTTAGGACTTCTTCGTCTTTGGTGGTTAAAAAGTAGATGGCAGGCTGTCAGGCTGGTGCTTGCCTACACCCCATGTCAGTGTAGCAGGTGTATCAAGCTGACCTGCTGAAAGAGATGGTCGAgggaaaaaatatttagaattacgACATTCAGAGCTGCATCAGGCAAGCACCCTGCTAGCACCTTCTGGTTTGTTTGGCAGCGTTGTAAAAACAGTTGTGGACAGATTTCAGGAGGCCAAGAAACAAGTACTGGCTCCTCATACAGGAAAGTACAAAAAACTGAGCGTCGCCACTCATACAGTGGCACTCCAGGCTGAAGTCTTCTAGAGATGTGATGGAGCTGATGACTGTCATTAACAGCAGGAAGGCTTCGGTCAAGAAGTCCTGACAAAAAAGAACTTTAGAACTTATGAGGGCTGGTGTAAACTTCAGCATACAGTTTCttctcagtgccctcaggagctCATCTCATTGACCCTGCCACCACATGTGCTTCAGGGCAAGCGGTCTCCAGCAAGCGCAGCTCTCAGCTTCCACCCAGAAATGTAGCAGTTCTGGGAGGCTCACTACCTTCAAGAAGGTCTCTAGCAGTTAGATCGGCCATTCCCTGTCAGTCATCTGGAAGATTAGCTGGTCttattacaccagaggtcagtctcaatagactgattcccttagtagactatctGGCAGTGTGAAAGCTTCTAAATGTGTCACAATGGTTCCTGTGCATTGTAGAAAGAGGTTACAAAATTCAGTTTGGGTCTCACCCACCTCGTTTCAACAGGGTCATTCCCACACTTGTTGGCCTCAAGCAGATCTGAAGGATGCATagttccacatatccatccttcctcaACACaagaagttcctgaggtttgcttttgggggcaaatcATACCAATATTGAGTTCTTCCATTCGGCCTCACACTCTCACCCTGCACATTTACCAAGTGTGTGGATGCTGCTCTGGCTCCACGGAGACTCCAGGGCATCCGCATACTCAACAacatcgacgattggttgatactATCTCAGACCCGCCAACTTGTGCTAATGCACACAGAagcacatcggtggtctcttatataaatTGGCAGGGGGGTCTGCATTCGCGCCCCCTATACAGGCTAGAGTGCCTGTTCCTTCTGTGGAACCAGGGCAAGCGGTTCTCACTGAGGGCAGTTTACATCCCCTGGGATGTACACTAATTAGTAAGCAGACATCATGTTGAGAAGTGGTGGAGCAGATATGGATGAAGTTTTACAGAGGACAAGTGAATCTGTTTGGGACTCAGAGGCTATGGCCTCCAGTACTACCTAGAGTACCTGCTTGGGATATTGTCCGCTGCTTCAAATCACAAAATTTGTGATGCTGCAGGATGGTCCACCCCTCTGACCTTCAGCAGGTTTTAGCCTTGACTATCATGCTGCTCCTACAGTaaacactcacctaaaggattatatAGGAATACCATACTAATGCTGTGcttgacccccttttgccttcagaactgccttaattctatgtggcattgattaAACAAtgggggcctaaagtgtgccaagaaaacatcccccacaccattacaccaccaccagcagtctgcacagtggtaacaaggcatgatggatccatgttctcattctgtttacatcaaattctgactctaccatctgaatgtctcagcagaaatcatcagagactcatcagaccaggcaacattttttcaGTCTTCAacggtccaattttggtgagcttgtgcaaattgtagcatctttttcttatttgtagtggagatgagtggtacccgctGGGGTCTTTTGCTGTtctagcccatccgcctcaaggttgtgcgtgttgtggcttcacaaatgctttgctgcatacctcggttgtaacgagtggttatttcactcaaagttgctcttctatcagcttgaatcagtcggcccattcacCTCTGTTAAACAAGTGAAAGGGGGGTACAATGGGGTTTTGTGTATtcagttgttcacagtgttacaAAGATGGATTCTCACGGTAAACAAGGCcaaaatttattttgatgaatgaATGAGAATTTCGGTGccaaaaatcttacttccgggttggtacaagtttcggctgttttttttttttttacatcgtggATCTGATGATGTAGACAAGAGCGGAACTCCTTATGAGCATTTCTGTCAGAAaagcacacccacacacacattgaccagaggagagtGAGACCAGGCACATCAACAGCAGAGCTGCAtgggatttgttcgagaatgcctccaaataagtgcgtttttggatgtgagggaaagttcacagtgttcagcttccccaagaacccagcgttacacgaagagtggatgcagtttgtttttccacaGCAGCAAAAGAGAGTGTAGCAAGTGCCTTtgtcatttgagtgacgaattTTTTATAAACCAGGCCCAAGTCGACCCTGAATTTGCACATCTTTTCTATTAAAACTTGGAGCCGTCCCGGTGATAAGACCCCATTCATggaagtacaattgcatcagatttctgtattttgttgaaaatcagcacataagtgaaggTTAAtggaaacatcagtattataacTCTGCTCATGGCACGCCTCCAGTAGCTCAGCTTTTTCcggaaagaatcggaaagctgtatcttttttttacaattatgataaaactaaagacttctctcatatattcatatatatatatatatatatatatatatatatatatatatatatatatatataggaagcaGTActatataggtactcaagattgacATGAGATTAAGGGAAAccgttatgtaccctttaagatCAAGAGATTTCAGTTTTAGACAACATACTGGTTTTTGCTCCATTTTGAAGaacaaaaatcattttcaaacacaGCCACCATTTTGAACAGGACCACAATGACTcccttattaacagtgactcactgccacctactggcactTTAGATGCAGCCTCGGTTTTCTTTGCATTGCAAGATCAATTTTGTTGGTACGGAttgcatttgcttggtaacagcccaaatgccagtatttaaaaaaaaaaaaaaaaaatttcaggagTCAGCACACTTAGAAATAGGAAATCAGCACCGTAACAGCAAAATGTGTCCACATAGTTAGATGAAgggttgtttttttacatttcttcattTTTGGTGTGCCACCAAGACTTACCGTGGCCTCACTTGGCAATCCCCATTAAAATTTCTGGGGGTGCCACTGATGCAGAACTTCACATTGTGAATATCAGGAACCAAACTACTGTTTGGATGACAAGTTAAAAAGGGGAACCTTGCTATAAtagtgggagaaaaaaaaaaaaaaaaaaaattaatccctAGTTCTGCCGAACCAAAACAATACTAATAGACAAGATACCTCGGGTTCTgcaaagtttattaaaaacactagatttacatgaccagagtaagtcctccactagaaaccacagtctgctcccTAGAGACAGCCTTGATATGGgtgtctcttcctgaaagagaaACATTAGAAGTGAGAACGCGGTTCTAAAATGCTTAGTTCCTCTTGTCAAGAGAAATcaagaactcacgtttcctggtgcagctttgctcacaagagccagatgatggatggcacaccgctgtactgcagtggatgaagatctgacagggaagaaagaggctcaagtcacagaatccacaagtagtaaatatacaaatgttcaagtaaagggggcatacagtttcctgcagagcagccagcgaggctggatctacaaatgtgaacatcttcacaacaaagcgcttgtaATGGGTTGGGAATTGAAGACCAGATgatccagtcactggaaccagtgtggtcagatagcGGTCATCCTGGTAAGGGCACCTGAAGACAAGAGAAGGTTAGGaagggtctcccagcagactaacGGATAAAGACTGGCTGTACACTCACCCgtcgatcagaaggtcccactgggggagactgagtggactgggggttgaagtcGTCCAACAATGTCCCAGcatcaggacaatgttggggtcagtcctctccataatgtgcacctcaacatacacaggctctcgcaggacttttgtgatgggataatcagtgtcactgtagtaggacgtgtaggcctcatcccctgaggaacaacactggggATTAACCAGGctccagtttgaaaggctttaggcagacacaggacaagaccttaccttcagcacagcctttggtgacacattggccattggccagtctgagctccaccctgagaggtccaggagcagctactggtggaggtggaggaacagagttgacttccacaaccagagcttccacagacGTTCCTgaatatctacactggaagagaaacctggacgacacagcgagcttgtagcatttatcagggatTAATGTTCACACCAAGTCAtggatcacctactcaaaatgactgtcccttgtgatggaaccatacggtccaatccccacttcatacgatgaggtcattcggttttcatacaccacatatcctccatcctcctgtgaATAGGAACAGTGTCAGCATCCAGTCCATCATAAGCAATGCAGAATAAGACCAGTAGCAGCTTCTCACCATCacgctcgtgccacatgcggtcacagggaactggtatatagcaaaggaaggtgtggaccccacaggagcacagggtgggtcatttccacccagtagatgaaccgaatccagactcagtcgaggcagagtaacgtctctagacaccactaccacaaattgaccatctctaatacactggacaGTCACTAGAACGAGGTACAAGAGCAGATTAAAGTGCAGGGAATCAGTTTAACACGAACCAAATAAAATTGAGAACACTTACCTGCCCTcccatagaaacactgctgtccATTAAAGCAGCAGTCGATAGCTTCACACTCAGCACCACTAATCCCAGGTAGACCacattggatctgctcagaatcagctacagcacatttatcaaggggctctgcctgcactactggcttctgaaacagctgttgaaccggcttctgaagcggaaactgctggctagttagctgttgaactggcttctgaagcggaaactgctggctagttagctgttgaactggcttctgaagcggaaactgctggctaggtagctgttgaactggcttctgaaacggaaactgctggctagttagctgttgaaccggcttctgaagcggaagctgctggctagttagctgttgaaccggcttctgaagcggaaactgctggctagttagctgttgaactggcttctgaagcggaaactgctggctagttagctgttgaaccggcttctgaagcggaaactgctggctaggtagctgttgaactggcttctgaagcggaaactgctggctagttagcggttgaactggcttctgaagcagaaactgctggctagttagctgttgaactggtttctgaagcggaaactgctggctagttagctgttgaaccggcttctgaagcggaaactgctggctagttagctgttgaaccggcttctgaagcggaaactgctggctaggtagttgttgaactggcttctgaagcggaaactgctggctagttagctgttgaactggcttctgaagcggaaacagctggctagttagctgttgaactggcttctgaagcggaaactgctggctacttagctgttgaactggcttctgaactgGAAACTGCTGGTCAGTTTGCTGAATCATCAGAGCTTGAGCATCCTGAAGTGATTTTCTCCACTGTGGAACAGCATTACAAAAAGCACAGACCATCAAAATCTGAACCAAACACAAAATTCCAGCCATTATTGAACAGCTAAACAGAAAGT is a genomic window containing:
- the LOC127977744 gene encoding zona pellucida sperm-binding protein 4-like isoform X4, with protein sequence MIQQTDQQFPVQKPVQQLTSQQFPVQKPVQQLTKLQFPLQKPVQQLTSQQFPLQKPVQQLTSQQFPLQKPVQQLTSQQFPLQKPVQQLTSQQFPLQKPVQQLTSQQFPLQKPVQQLTSQQFPLQKPVQQLTSQQFPLQKPVQQLTSQQFPLQKPVQQLTSQQFPLQKPVQQLTSQQFPLQKPVQQLTSQQFPLQKPVQQLTSQQFPLQKPVQQLTSQQFPLQKPVQQLTSQQFPLQKPVQQLTSQQLPLQKPVQQLTSQQFPFQKPVQQLPSQQFPLQKPVQQLTSQQFPLQKPVQQLTSQQFPLQKPVQQLFQKPVVQAEPLDKCAVADSEQIQCGLPGISGAECEAIDCCFNGQQCFYGRAVTVQCIRDGQFVVVVSRDVTLPRLSLDSVHLLGGNDPPCAPVGSTPSFAIYQFPVTACGTSVMEDGGYVVYENRMTSSYEVGIGPYGSITRDSHFEFLFQCRYSGTSVEALVVEVNSVPPPPPVAAPGPLRVELRLANGQCVTKGCAEGDEAYTSYYSDTDYPITKVLREPVYVEVHIMERTDPNIVLMLGHCWTTSTPSPLSLPQWDLLIDGCPYQDDRYLTTLVPVTGSSGLQFPTHYKRFVVKMFTFVDPASLAALQETIFIHCSTAVCHPSSGSCEQSCTRKRRDTHIKAVSREQTVVSSGGLTLVM
- the LOC127977744 gene encoding uncharacterized protein LOC127977744 isoform X2 — protein: MAGIWCLVQILVVCAFCHAVPQWRKSLQDAQALMIQQTDQQFPVQKPVQQLSSQQFPVQKPVQPLTSQQFPVQKPVQQLTSQQFPLQKPVQQLPKLQFPLQKPVQQLTSQQFPLQKPVQQLTSQQFPLQKPVQQLTSQQFPLQKPVQQLTSQQFPLQKPVQQLTSQQFPLQKPVQQLTSQQFPLQKPVQQLTSQQFPLQKPVQQLTSQQFPLQKPVQQLTSQQFPLQKPVQQLTSQQFPLQKPVQQLTSQQFPLQKPVQQLTSQQFPLQKPVQQLTSQQFPLQKPVQQLTSQQFPLQKPVQQLTSQQFPFQKPVQQLPSQQFPLQKPVQQLTSQQFPLQKPVQQLTSQQFPLQKPVQQLFQKPVVQAEPLDKCAVADSEQIQCGLPGISGAECEAIDCCFNGQQCFYGRAVTVQCIRDGQFVVVVSRDVTLPRLSLDSVHLLGGNDPPCAPVGSTPSFAIYQFPVTACGTSVMEDGGYVVYENRMTSSYEVGIGPYGSITRDSHFEFLFQCRYSGTSVEALVVEVNSVPPPPPVAAPGPLRVELRLANGQCVTKGCAEGDEAYTSYYSDTDYPITKVLREPVYVEVHIMERTDPNIVLMLGHCWTTSTPSPLSLPQWDLLIDGCPYQDDRYLTTLVPVTGSSGLQFPTHYKRFVVKMFTFVDPASLAALQETIFIHCSTAVCHPSSGSCEQSCTRKRRDTHIKAVSREQTVVSSGGLTLVM
- the LOC127977744 gene encoding zona pellucida sperm-binding protein 4-like isoform X26; translated protein: MAGIWCLVQILVVCAFCHAVPQWRKSLQDAQALMIQQTDQQFPVQKPVQQLSSQQFPVQKPVQPLTSQQFPVQKPVQQLTSQQFPLQKPVQQLPKLQFPLQKPVQQLTSQQFPLQKPVQQLTSQQFPLQKPVQQLTSQQFPLQKPVQQLTSQQFPLQKPVQQLTSQQFPLQKPVQQLTSQQLPLQKPVQQLTSQQFPFQKPVQQLPSQQFPLQKPVQQLTSQQFPLQKPVQQLTSQQFPLQKPVQQLFQKPVVQAEPLDKCAVADSEQIQCGLPGISGAECEAIDCCFNGQQCFYGRAVTVQCIRDGQFVVVVSRDVTLPRLSLDSVHLLGGNDPPCAPVGSTPSFAIYQFPVTACGTSVMEDGGYVVYENRMTSSYEVGIGPYGSITRDSHFEFLFQCRYSGTSVEALVVEVNSVPPPPPVAAPGPLRVELRLANGQCVTKGCAEGDEAYTSYYSDTDYPITKVLREPVYVEVHIMERTDPNIVLMLGHCWTTSTPSPLSLPQWDLLIDGCPYQDDRYLTTLVPVTGSSGLQFPTHYKRFVVKMFTFVDPASLAALQETIFIHCSTAVCHPSSGSCEQSCTRKRRDTHIKAVSREQTVVSSGGLTLVM
- the LOC127977744 gene encoding uncharacterized protein LOC127977744 isoform X1; its protein translation is MAGIWCLVQILVVCAFCHAVPQWRKSLQDAQALMIQQTDQQFPVQKPVQQLSSQQFPVQKPVQPLTSQQFPVQKPVQQLTSQQFPLQKPVQQLPKLQFPLQKPVQQLTSQQFPLQKPVQQLTSQQFPLQKPVQQLTSQQFPLQKPVQQLTSQQFPLQKPVQQLTSQQFPLQKPVQQLTSQQFPLQKPVQQLTSQQFPLQKPVQQLTSQQFPLQKPVQQLTSQQFPLQKPVQQLTSQQFPLQKPVQQLTSQQFPLQKPVQQLTSQQFPLQKPVQQLTSQQFPLQKPVQQLTSQQFPLQKPVQQLTSQQLPLQKPVQQLTSQQFPFQKPVQQLPSQQFPLQKPVQQLTSQQFPLQKPVQQLTSQQFPLQKPVQQLFQKPVVQAEPLDKCAVADSEQIQCGLPGISGAECEAIDCCFNGQQCFYGRAVTVQCIRDGQFVVVVSRDVTLPRLSLDSVHLLGGNDPPCAPVGSTPSFAIYQFPVTACGTSVMEDGGYVVYENRMTSSYEVGIGPYGSITRDSHFEFLFQCRYSGTSVEALVVEVNSVPPPPPVAAPGPLRVELRLANGQCVTKGCAEGDEAYTSYYSDTDYPITKVLREPVYVEVHIMERTDPNIVLMLGHCWTTSTPSPLSLPQWDLLIDGCPYQDDRYLTTLVPVTGSSGLQFPTHYKRFVVKMFTFVDPASLAALQETIFIHCSTAVCHPSSGSCEQSCTRKRRDTHIKAVSREQTVVSSGGLTLVM
- the LOC127977744 gene encoding zona pellucida sperm-binding protein 4-like isoform X30 translates to MAGIWCLVQILVVCAFCHAVPQWRKSLQDAQALMIQQTDQQFPVQKPVQQLSSQQFPVQKPVQPLTSQQFPVQKPVQQLTSQQFPLQKPVQQLPKLQFPLQKPVQQLTSQQFPLQKPVQQLTSQQFPLQKPVQQLTSQQFPLQKPVQQLTSQQFPLQKPVQQLTSQQFPLQKPVQQLFQKPVVQAEPLDKCAVADSEQIQCGLPGISGAECEAIDCCFNGQQCFYGRAVTVQCIRDGQFVVVVSRDVTLPRLSLDSVHLLGGNDPPCAPVGSTPSFAIYQFPVTACGTSVMEDGGYVVYENRMTSSYEVGIGPYGSITRDSHFEFLFQCRYSGTSVEALVVEVNSVPPPPPVAAPGPLRVELRLANGQCVTKGCAEGDEAYTSYYSDTDYPITKVLREPVYVEVHIMERTDPNIVLMLGHCWTTSTPSPLSLPQWDLLIDGCPYQDDRYLTTLVPVTGSSGLQFPTHYKRFVVKMFTFVDPASLAALQETIFIHCSTAVCHPSSGSCEQSCTRKRRDTHIKAVSREQTVVSSGGLTLVM
- the LOC127977744 gene encoding zona pellucida sperm-binding protein 4-like isoform X11, with the protein product MAGIWCLVQILVVCAFCHAVPQWRKSLQDAQALMIQQTDQQFPVQKPVQQLSSQQFPVQKPVQPLTSQQFPVQKPVQQLTSQQFPLQKPVQQLPKLQFPLQKPVQQLTSQQFPLQKPVQQLTSQQFPLQKPVQQLTSQQFPLQKPVQQLTSQQFPLQKPVQQLTSQQFPLQKPVQQLTSQQFPLQKPVQQLTSQQFPLQKPVQQLTSQQFPLQKPVQQLTSQQFPLQKPVQQLTSQQFPLQKPVQQLTSQQLPLQKPVQQLTSQQFPFQKPVQQLPSQQFPLQKPVQQLTSQQFPLQKPVQQLTSQQFPLQKPVQQLFQKPVVQAEPLDKCAVADSEQIQCGLPGISGAECEAIDCCFNGQQCFYGRAVTVQCIRDGQFVVVVSRDVTLPRLSLDSVHLLGGNDPPCAPVGSTPSFAIYQFPVTACGTSVMEDGGYVVYENRMTSSYEVGIGPYGSITRDSHFEFLFQCRYSGTSVEALVVEVNSVPPPPPVAAPGPLRVELRLANGQCVTKGCAEGDEAYTSYYSDTDYPITKVLREPVYVEVHIMERTDPNIVLMLGHCWTTSTPSPLSLPQWDLLIDGCPYQDDRYLTTLVPVTGSSGLQFPTHYKRFVVKMFTFVDPASLAALQETIFIHCSTAVCHPSSGSCEQSCTRKRRDTHIKAVSREQTVVSSGGLTLVM
- the LOC127977744 gene encoding zona pellucida sperm-binding protein 4-like isoform X27; protein product: MAGIWCLVQILVVCAFCHAVPQWRKSLQDAQALMIQQTDQQFPVQKPVQQLSSQQFPVQKPVQPLTSQQFPVQKPVQQLTSQQFPLQKPVQQLPKLQFPLQKPVQQLTSQQFPLQKPVQQLTSQQFPLQKPVQQLTSQQFPLQKPVQQLTSQQFPLQKPVQQLTSQQLPLQKPVQQLTSQQFPFQKPVQQLPSQQFPLQKPVQQLTSQQFPLQKPVQQLTSQQFPLQKPVQQLFQKPVVQAEPLDKCAVADSEQIQCGLPGISGAECEAIDCCFNGQQCFYGRAVTVQCIRDGQFVVVVSRDVTLPRLSLDSVHLLGGNDPPCAPVGSTPSFAIYQFPVTACGTSVMEDGGYVVYENRMTSSYEVGIGPYGSITRDSHFEFLFQCRYSGTSVEALVVEVNSVPPPPPVAAPGPLRVELRLANGQCVTKGCAEGDEAYTSYYSDTDYPITKVLREPVYVEVHIMERTDPNIVLMLGHCWTTSTPSPLSLPQWDLLIDGCPYQDDRYLTTLVPVTGSSGLQFPTHYKRFVVKMFTFVDPASLAALQETIFIHCSTAVCHPSSGSCEQSCTRKRRDTHIKAVSREQTVVSSGGLTLVM